tttCAAACAATTATCTCCAAACATTCAACTACTCATATCTGactagtttataaaatattataattcataAAATTATCTCAAAATAACTATAATACTAATAATTTCTAGTTTTAActgttaatttttaaatttaaaattaaacaaggACGAAAGAGTCTTATATCACATAGATAATTGTACgtagttttcaaaatattattataacaatatatttttcaaatttacaatCTTTAATAGGGTAGTTTACAaattatcttaaattttaaattaaaaaattctagaaagtaacattattttaatatttatttaatcagataatatattgtataaatattattatgattagaatattattaaaatatgatataaattagttatatgattttttatttaacaaaaaattaaaattaggtTAAATTGGCTGGACCGGTTAGACCattttgattcaataaaaatacatgCCCGATTTTTAAACATTGGTTGGTCTAAACTCCGATTACACCGACCATCACCCCTCAGATGAATCAATGTTTGTTGAGGCTAGCAACAGAGGAGGAGGTTAAAGAGGCTCTATTTATGATGCACCCAGAAAAGGCACCAGGCCCAGACGGCATGACAGCACTATTCTTCCAACATTCTTGGCATGTTATTAAGAAAGATTTGGTAgagatggtgaataattttctGGTTTCGGGGGCAATGGATGCACGactaaatattactaatatatgtatgataccaaaaacagagagacctacaaggatgacggagTTGAGACCAATCAGTCTCTGTAATGTAGGATATAAAATCATTTCCAAGGTCTTGTGTCAGCGATTGAAAATCTGTCTTCCTTTACTCATATCAGAGACTcaatcggcttttgtggcaggaaggttgatttctgataatattcttatcgcccaggaaatgtttcatggattgcGAACTAATAAAGCATGTCAGGGAAAgtatatggcaattaaaacagatatgagcaaagcatatgatagaGTGGAATGAGATTTTATTGAGGCTTTATTCCAGAAAATGGGTTTTGATCTTCATTGGATTAAATTGATGATGGAATGCATTTCATCGGTTCAATATCGGGTTCTTATAAATGGTCAACCTTGTGGCCTCATTGTTCCACATAGAGGTCTACgccaaggagatcctttatcgccttatttatttattctctgcactgaggctttaattgcaaacataaaaaaggcggagagagagaaacaaattaCGGGAATGAAGGTAGCTAGAGCTTGCCCATCGATTTCTCATttgctttttgcggatgatagtttcttcttttgtaaagcTCAAAAGGAAGAGTGTCAAACCATCCTTAGGATTTTAAAGGATTATGAGATAGTCTCGGGCCAgctaataaattttgataaatcttCCATTCAATTTGGATATAATATTGAAGAACCTGTCAGACAGGAATTAAGAGATATCTTGGGTATTCAGAATCTTGGAGGAATGAGATCATATCTTGGTCTTCCAGAAAATCTGGGGGATCAAAGATTcaagtttttagttttgttcagGATCGTTTAAATAATAGAGTAAATGGGTGGACTTTCAAGTTTTTTACAAAAGGGGGAAAGGAAGTGATTATTAAGTCGGTGATCACGGCATTACCAAATCATTCGATGTCCTGTTATCGATTACCTAAAGCAACGGTGAAAAAACTAACAAGTGCGGTatcacaattttggtggagctcaggaggaagcacaagagggatgcactggaaatcatgggacaaggTATGTGTAGATAAGGAGGAAGGTGGCTTAGGTTTTAAagatatcactgatttcaacacagcgatgcttggtaaacagttatggcgtctgatagagaagccaaatactttattttcttgagtcttcaaaggtcggtattataggaatgcttcacctttagaaccgattcgctcatattctccgtcatatggctggcggagtattgtttctgctagatctctggttagcaaaggaatcaaaagggtgggatcaggatcttctatatcagtatggaatgacccttggctcccaaccattcgcccgagaccagctaataaaaatcaacacaatctaTACCCTCATCTTACAGTAGAGTCCCTCATTGACTCTACCTCGCGTACTTGGAATTTAGAGGTAATTCGGGCTTTGGTGGATCCTCAGGATGCGAAACTTATAGAAAGTATTCCACTAAGTAGGAATCAGAGGGTGGATAGAGATGGATGGCACTttacaaaaaatggaaaatatacggtcaaatcaggatatcaggtagAACGGATTTATCCACACAAAGGAAGACCACCATTACTGATTGGTCCCACAGTTGATGTTTTGAAGGCTTActgctggaaaatacggtgcccACCAAAGCTAAAACATTTTCTATCGCAATTAGTGACAGGATGCATAGCAGTTCGTAAGAATTTACAGGCAAGGGGGATTCAAGGGGATATTTGTTGTACCCGATGTGGAGCTCCTGAGGAATCgataaatcatgtattttttgaatgtcctccagctcttcaggtttgggctctttcgaagataccatcaaacCCAGTCTATTTTCCAACAAGTTCCCTATTCACAAATATGGACCATCTATTCTAGAGTTTTCTCGCAGATGGAGGATCACcagtttgcatggattctatggtatatctggaaaggtaggaataataaagttttcagcaACTTGGATATAGATCCTATGGATACGATTAAATTGGCGGAAACAGAATCAACATTATGGCCTGAGGCACAAGTAGTAAATGACCAGAGGACGCCAACACCAAGAATAGACACGGTATTGCCGTCGATctcaggaagatggtgttttacggatggctCGTGGAAGGAGGGTGCTAGgttttcaggacaaggttggcttAGTACTTTGGAAGGTTTCGATGGATTGCTGGGGGCGAGGAATGTAAGGGCTAGTCTTtcgcctcttcatgcggagatggacgCACttttatgggcaatggaatgcatgaggaacttacgtcaatttcagattacgtttgcaacagattgttctcaattggtgaagatggtttcggaaccagaagaatggccagcttttgcaacatatttggaagatatcaagaccctgaaagagagtttcacccgatcagagatcatctatgtaccacggacgcaaaattcaaaggcggatagtctagcacgcagtgctagaaaACAGCCGTCTTTcctcgttcacatggatgcagatcagccggtttggttcacagagtcaatatgagtttgtattgttgatgacaaaaaaaaaaaaaaaaaaccaaacaagAAAATCATTTTATCAACTCAACAATAGTTTATGTTTTAGCATTATGGGCCTCATATTATGGACTATAGGCGCATTTATAGATACATTAGACAAGTATATAATGGGCTTCAGGGCCATTTACAGATAACATTAGACAAGTGCCATTATTATTAAATCAATATTTGTCTCTTGGTGGTGTTGAGTAGGTAAAGCTGAGTGCACTTTAAAAACCTCCTCTATCAGTTTCTGTGTGTGACCCTAATTTGCTCCCTCCCGCAGACATTTGGTATTACACTGAGAGAGACTCAAATGGCGGCTGCGACTTCATCCATCGCTCCTTCCCTCTCAtgcccatctccttcttcttcctccaaagCCCTTAGGTCATCGAAAGCCACAACCTTTGCTTTCCCCAACATCGGTTCCCTCTCGTCTACTTCCAAGTCTCTGAGGTCCCTCACTGCCACCGTCGCTGGAAATGGTACCGGATCTTCCCTCTCCGCGCGAATGGTTGCTTCGTCTGCGGTTAGAGCCCCTATGTCTCTAGATTTCGAGACGTCTGTGTTCAAAAAAGAGAAAGTCTCTCTTGCTGGTCACGAAGAGGTTcctttttcttctataaatgTCTTCTCTTTTGGGTTaatcattttaatatatatcgTTTGTGATTGTTGCTAATATTGAGTTTTGTGGTTATCTTTGGTTTAGTACATTGTGAGAGGAGGAAGGGACTTGTTCAAGCATCTTCCTGATGCTTTCAAAGGGATTAAGCAGATTGGTGTCATTGGCTGGGGATCTCAGGTAGCTTTTTGTTCTCTTGTCTTGTATGTGCTTTCCTTAATCGACATGTTTTTGGTTTGGGTGTTTACTTAAGAAGCAAAACTAACAACTTTTTggggttttttgttttgttttgtggtATCTATTAACTTCGTTTTCCCCAATGAGCTTGAAAGTTAAACTCACTTAGAATGTATCTTGATTACCTTATGTGAATGAAATAGTTTTCATTTCCATGCTTTTATGAACGAAGAAGATGAGTATGTAAATGTCATGTTCTTTCTCTTCGATATCTATTTGCAGGGACCTGCTCAAGCTCAGAATTTAAGGGATTCCCTTGTGGAGGCAAAGTCTGACATCGTTGTTAAGGTAAACTCCCAACTCATGTGTTGCTTTTTTTTATAGTAGGACTCTTATTTTAAGGCTATACCCTGACATGGTTTCTTTATGGGCATGTAGATTGGGCTTAGAAAGGGCTCTCGCTCATTTGAGGAAGCACGTGCTGTTGGCTTCACCGAAGAAACCGGTACTCTCGGTGATATATGGGAAACTATCTCTGGCAGTGATCTTGTGTTGCTCTTGATCTCTGATGCTGCTCAGGTATATGTGCATTTGATAATCTTCATTATTTGCTCTTTTAAGTATAGACATTAGATTTTAATGTATCTTGTTTTTTTGGCAGGCTGATAACTATGAGAAAATATTCTCCCACATGAAGCCAAACAGCATTCTCGGTTTGTCACACGGGTTTCTACTGGGCCATTTACAGTCCATGGGACTCGATTTCCCAAAGAACATCAGCGTGGTAGCTGTTTGCCCTAAGGGAATGGGTCCATCCGTGAGAAGGCTTTATGTCCAAGGCAAAGAAATCAACGGTGCTGGAATCAACGCCAGTTTTGCTGTCCACCAGgttttctatctctctctttaaCTACTATACCTCATGTGTTCATTGTTTTAATTATTGATGTgattttctgtttgcaggaTGTTGACGGTAGAGCCGCCGATGTTGCTCTGGGATGGTCAGTAGCACTTGGTTCTCCTTTTACTTTTGCTACTACTCTTGAGCAAGAGTACAAGAGTGACATCTTTGGTGAAAGAGGTAAGTTGAAACCCAACTTATAAACTGTCTTTCTGTAGCTAAATCCTTAAAACTTatgttcttctttttgttttgtaaaataggTATCCTGCTTGGTGCTGTTCACGGAATCGTGGAGTCCCTGTTCAGAAGGTACACCGAAAATGGAATGAGTGAAGACTTAGCTTACAAGAACACAGTAGAGTGCATCACAGGAACAATCTCAAGGACTATCTCTACCCAGGTTAGTAGTAAGATATCTTTTAGAGGGACCAGTGTTGTTCAAAACCCGTTACTGATGAACTTGAGTAATTCAGGGAATGTTGGCTGTGTACAACTCCTTGTCTGAAGAAGGCAAAAAGGACTTTGAGATTGCATACAGTGCATCCTTCTATCCTTGTATGGAGATCCTCTATGAATGCTACGAGGATGTAGCAGCTGGCAGCGAAATCAGGAGTGTTGTCTTAGCCGGTCGTCGCTTCTACGTAATGACTTCTCTCCTTTTTACATTTACTCAAAACACAGCTTGTCTTGCAGGAACTTTAATGGTTTTTTGCTTGCTTGTAACAGGATAAGGAGGGTTTGCCTGCATTCCCAATGGGAAAGATTGATCAGACAAGAATGTGGAAGGTCGGTGAACGTGTCAGGAAGTCCAGACCAGCTGGTGACTTGGGTCCCTTGTATCCCTTCACAGCAGGAGTTTACGTTGCCCTTATGATGGCTCAGGTACATgtcttttttgtttatattcgTTTTCAGTTATCCAGTGAATTCTTGGGAACTACAATCTTGATTTTTTGCGATGTTATGTAGATCGAGATCTTGAGGAAGAAGGGTCATTCCTACTCAGAGATCATCAACGAGAGTGTCATTGAGTCTGTTGATTCTCTGAACCCCTTTATGCACGCTAGAGGAGTGTCCTTCATGGTGGACAACTGCTCGACCACAGCAAGGTTGGGATCGAGGAAATGGGCACCAAGGTTCGACTACAACCTGACCCAACAAGCTCTGGTGGCTGTGGACAATGGTGCACCAATCAACAAAGACTTGATCAGCAACTTCTTCGCTGATCCAGTCCATGGTGCTATCCAGGTCTGTGCAGAGCTCAGGCCTACCGTGGATATCTCAGTGCCTCAAGATGCAGATTTTGTTCGACCAGAGCTGCGTCAGTCCAACTAGAGTGTTATCAGTGTTTGAAATGTTATCGGTCTCTTTTAATGTACTCGTGTGTTTGGAAGAAAGACAATGGTTTTGGAAGTTGTAGGCGTGAGTGAGTGAATGTTTTTGTTTGGACTACTTTAATAATAATGATTTCTCTTTGTCTCTTTCGAATTCCATTAATGGGATGTTCTCTCATCTTATCTACTTCGGTTAAATCTTGTTAGAGAGTTTACTTTCTAGAGAAGCAAATGACTATATTTGACAAGTATTCTAGCAAATGACTATATTTTCAGGCAGAGCATCAAGAAAGTGCCaacctttaaaatatataaagatggaGAGAAAGTGGTGCGTCCTAGTCACAAGTTACTAGAGGACAACGTTACCATTTGTTTTTTGAGTTGATTACTCGGACACATTTTGAATTTATACACTTTCCCCTTGTGACACACTTTTTTGTGGGGTCTACTAAATTTTTGGATAAccttaaaaaaaagagaatgttagtttttggattatttttcttattgtaCTTCatgatttcttttgtttttatctcaaaatttaaaatatattaaataaaaataattgtcataataaattatatataaaattctctatcttttaagatcTATTTTCACATATGTATGTTAActtgtaaacaaaattaattgtggACATGGATTCCAAAGCGTGAATAGTAGAGTTATAAACTAGTTGTGGACATGGACACTTTAACACATAGGTCATTGGCTTATAACTTTAAGAGCTTGTTCTTCGCTATAGTCTCTGGGAAGAAGAAACCCAGATAACCATGTTTCCACCGTTACTCCCACCGTCACCGCCACCACCGACACCATCACCACGATCGAGTTTTGGTTCTAACTCGTTAAAGGTCTCATCTTTCGATCCGATGTACATCGATCTGATGGAGACTTCCTCGTGACCACATCAAATCCAACGCAACTAGCTCTCGATCTTCGATAAGACAGCTCGATCAGAGATGTCTTATCCATTGGAGCTCGATCAGAGCTGTCTTATCAGAAATCGAGAGCTAGTTGCATTGGATTGGATGTGGTCACATGGTAAATCTCCAGCATCCAAAAATGAGATTTTTATCGAGTTGGAACCGCTCGATCGTGGTGGTGGCCTCGGCGGTGACGGTGACGGTGACGGTGGGAGTAACGGTGGAAACGTGGTTATGTGGGTTTTTCTTTTCCGGAGACTATGGCGAAGAATAAGCTTTTAAAGGTTTCAGCCAATGACCTCCGTGTTAAGATGTCCATGTCCACAACTAGTATATAATTCTACTATCCACACGTTGGTGTCCACGTCAATACTTAATTTTGTTTacacgttaatatatatatatatatatagatatatgaaaatagatcttaaaagataaataattttatatataatttattatgacaattatttttatttaatatattttagaatttgagataaaaataaatgaaaacgtAAAGTAGAATAAAAAGATGAGAGAAAGTGTCTCTCAAACACTAAATGTCTTATAGTGTAATTGGAAAGTGAGAAATTATCTATAGATGTAAAAAACTCTTGTTTCTTCTCATTTTCTCTCCAAAATCTTTAGCATTCACGAACGTAAATTGATTCACAGAGCCATTTTTCCAAttaaaagtttcatttttttttgttcttactGTATTATCCTATATTCCTATTTGAAATATGCTCTGATTGTATTAATCCAAGGATAATGCTTCAGACAAAGTCAATAAACTGGAAGTGCCTTGTAAGTCTTAGTGCTGCAAGTAGGTATGGTGGGCTGGGCGGACTTGTTCCTTCTTCATCTATGGCTACAATCACAAACTCTCATGATGCTGCAAATCACCAGCAAAGACACAAAACACCATGTTTAGCCCAACAGCTTAAAACCATGACTGTAGCCTAAAGACAAGACTACAATGTTGAGAGTTTTGTAGCAgctgaaagaaaataaaaagcagCATACCCTTAGAAGTAACTAGGGAAATCCATCATCCCATACTCAAGAGCTGCACAGACGGAAgattcaattattattattattattacaaagAGGTTAATCATATTTGATGCATAAACTGCTACTGATTATTAGTGTCAAAACAATGTAATGCAAAGAGGAATTCATCAAATTAACAAAGGTCAAGGTTGAGAATGACGagccaagcaaaaaaaaaaaaaaaacacaaaagaaaggAAGTCTATTGTGTAATGCTCTAGCTAAGTTGCAGTAAAGATTTCATTTCATGCCAGTTTGTTTCCTCAGTGTCATTTCTAAAGCATTCTCATTTTTGACAAAGATATCTCCTAACATCCGAAACAATTAGAATATAAACTCACAATCTTCTCAATCAAGAATGCACTGAAGAAGGCTTAAGCCTACTCAGTTCATGCAGAGTTTGAACAAAACTTAAACAGAATAGCAATTCAGGCAACCATCCTTGGGACGCACAAGTTAAAGCCTTCAAATACTTAAAGCTACAAACAGCAAACAGgaaaaaagatttaaactttCTAGCTCATGAACCAGCTTCCTAACTAACACCCATTCCAGTCATGCCCGAGAGAAGGGTTTCATGGCTCACCGGCGTTGGCGGAAGAAGTCGGACCAGAGGAACGCCTGAGCTTGTGAAGACGAACCTGCATCTCAGTGAAGAGCTGCATCCTATGACACTCCAACTCCTTAGCGAATCGCATCCTCTGCTTCTCCAGCTCCACcatctccttcctcttcctctcctCCACCTTCTCGTATATCTTCCCAAACCTCTCTATCGCCTCCGCAACCTCCTTGTACCCCTTCTTCTCCTCAATCTCAGTCTCCCTCTCCCGCTTCCTGTTATTACCTCCGCTCGATCTGGACCTTGACCCGTCTGAATCATCTTCATACGCCGGGGACGCGGCGGCAGCAGCAGCCGCCGCGAACGCGTTGAGATTCCCGCGAAATCCGAGCAAATTATCCCCGCCGAGAGACATAATCGCCGGCGCCGGACGTCTGGAGATCGCCGATCGTGGCGCGACGGGAACAGGTACGATCGACAACGGCAGCGACGGCGACGGTCTCTGGCTATCATCAGGAGCAGCGCTAGACGACGCCGGGAACGTTTCCCGGAGAAGCTCGTCGAGATCGGAGAAGAAAGGCCACGCGCTGACGTGCGATTCCGAAACCCTAGCCTTCTCGACTTTGTACTTCTTCTTCAGCGTGTCGATCCGGTTCTTACACTGGACGTCGGTGCGGTACGGCTGCGATTTCGCGGCGGAGACGTTGCGGCCGGTGTTGAAGTGACGGTCGTTGACGGCGTTAGCCACCTCTTGCCAGTGTTTCTGGCGGAGGCCGCCTCGGCTAAGGTCGACGTAGCGGCGTCCCCAGGCTTGGATTAGCGTGAAGGTCGCCTCCTCGCTCCAGTAATCTTCTCGGGAAAGCATCGACGGCGAAGGACGAGAGGATCCCGGCGAAAAGGAATCGTTGACGGCGTCCTTCATACCGTTAACGACGGCGAGTTAGTGAGGATGAGAGTAAACGGTGGTGGACGGTGACGGTAACGGAATTAAAGAGGAACGgaggattttttaaaaaacaaaccaGTTTATGTTTTTGCTATTGTGTGCATGTACTAAACAAACCACTTTATTTCCATGAAATAAAGTGTGGAAATTTATAGTGTAAgattcttgtttttgtttttgtcgtCAGTGTAAGATTAACTtggttatatttgtgatttttgttttggttagtattttcctattttacctaatataattataatatattgttttaatggtttgtatatttctaatttgtattatttcttttaatttaagaaaaaaagaattttgtGAATGTTGACTAAAAGTGTAgatattcattttattattttggttatatttCTGATTTCGGTTTTGGTTAATGTTTTCTTTTCGCCTAATATAATCAGAGTATATGGTTTTAATGGTAAGAAATGAATTTGTATCGACCATTAATAGTATGTAAATTAGTTATTAGTTTTCCCATGGCTTAAGTTTCTGAAACGTAAGATGGAAATCAAAGGTTATTAACCAACTTATCAGATATGAGTATTTGAATGTTTGGTTGTTTTTGGGCCAATATACCCAATACTCAAAGAGAGGCGACGAAAAGGGCGATTAGGGTTTCAGCCGAGTCGCACCGCTCACTGTCCTCACGTCGGTGGCCGAGAAAACACTCCGTCGTCCACATGATTTCCAAATCGATGTCCTCCTCTGGCGAGCCTCCTACAGCAGATCCCGAAAAGAAATCCTTCACCGCGAAAGAAGTTCGTTTGCAAACTCGGCGCTCGATTCAAAGTTGCAGGTTTCTTCGGACCAAGCCCCAGCTCCGACAGCCTCCGCTCCTTCGTATGTCCAAAGATTCAAGTCGTCGCTCAGAAATCTCAGAAAAATCTCGAACTCTACTTTTCTCGAAGATGGAACGCCGGTGGTTCAAGCGCCAGCTTCCGTGCTTCTGAAGACCGCGGAGC
This Brassica napus cultivar Da-Ae chromosome C6, Da-Ae, whole genome shotgun sequence DNA region includes the following protein-coding sequences:
- the LOC106428249 gene encoding ketol-acid reductoisomerase, chloroplastic, translating into MAAATSSIAPSLSCPSPSSSSKALRSSKATTFAFPNIGSLSSTSKSLRSLTATVAGNGTGSSLSARMVASSAVRAPMSLDFETSVFKKEKVSLAGHEEYIVRGGRDLFKHLPDAFKGIKQIGVIGWGSQGPAQAQNLRDSLVEAKSDIVVKIGLRKGSRSFEEARAVGFTEETGTLGDIWETISGSDLVLLLISDAAQADNYEKIFSHMKPNSILGLSHGFLLGHLQSMGLDFPKNISVVAVCPKGMGPSVRRLYVQGKEINGAGINASFAVHQDVDGRAADVALGWSVALGSPFTFATTLEQEYKSDIFGERGILLGAVHGIVESLFRRYTENGMSEDLAYKNTVECITGTISRTISTQGMLAVYNSLSEEGKKDFEIAYSASFYPCMEILYECYEDVAAGSEIRSVVLAGRRFYDKEGLPAFPMGKIDQTRMWKVGERVRKSRPAGDLGPLYPFTAGVYVALMMAQIEILRKKGHSYSEIINESVIESVDSLNPFMHARGVSFMVDNCSTTARLGSRKWAPRFDYNLTQQALVAVDNGAPINKDLISNFFADPVHGAIQVCAELRPTVDISVPQDADFVRPELRQSN
- the LOC106428189 gene encoding trihelix transcription factor ASIL2, with protein sequence MKDAVNDSFSPGSSRPSPSMLSREDYWSEEATFTLIQAWGRRYVDLSRGGLRQKHWQEVANAVNDRHFNTGRNVSAAKSQPYRTDVQCKNRIDTLKKKYKVEKARVSESHVSAWPFFSDLDELLRETFPASSSAAPDDSQRPSPSLPLSIVPVPVAPRSAISRRPAPAIMSLGGDNLLGFRGNLNAFAAAAAAAASPAYEDDSDGSRSRSSGGNNRKRERETEIEEKKGYKEVAEAIERFGKIYEKVEERKRKEMVELEKQRMRFAKELECHRMQLFTEMQVRLHKLRRSSGPTSSANAALEYGMMDFPSYF